A stretch of Zootoca vivipara chromosome 13, rZooViv1.1, whole genome shotgun sequence DNA encodes these proteins:
- the KLHL11 gene encoding kelch-like protein 11, translating to MAAAGGGGDLDGGGGHGGVPESGALSQEAEAGPDAESDSEVFSCVAHCSELAWRQNEQRQLGLFCDVTLAFAGGGGSNGGAEQEEAAAAAAEGRREKGASLGASLPSAEPPAREFRAHRSVLAAATEYFAPLLSGDFAESRSGRVELRRWSSEAGPDPETVEAVIGFMYTGRVRVSPGNVHEVLELADRFLLLRLKEFCGEFLKKKLNLSNSVAIHSLAHMYSLNQLALKAADMIRRNFYKVIQDEEFFTLPFHLIRDWLSDSEITVDSEEVLFEMVLKWVQRNPDEREKYFGELFKLLRLSQMKPTYLTRHVKSERLVSSDEACLNLVSEAVESHALRAENLQLGTLQQVTSATGLPRFGQNMDVIMVIGGVSEGGDYLSECVGYFIDEDRWVNLPHIHNHLDGHAVVVTESYVYVAGSMEPGFAKTVERYNPNRNVWEQVSNLITRKHSFGLAEVKGSLYSIGGHGNFIPGFKDVAVYHPDQDKWQNLESAPKILRDVKVVTVDDRFVYMAARTPVDGDSEEGLRAVIIRYDVDARQWQDSESLPLLDNYCCFQMAVANTNFYHTASCCPRSYPQDHEEVKRKISSLVSDDILESLPPEVLSIEGAAVCYYKDDVFIIGGWKNSDDTDKQYRKEAYRYCAERKRWLLLPPMPQPRCRATACHVRIPFRSLHGTQRYPMPQNLMWQKDRIRQMQEIHRHSLSLRRMPRSQIEC from the exons ATGGCGGCGGCTGGAGGCGGAGGGGACTTGGACGGAGGCGGAGGCCACGGCGGCGTCCCAGAGAGCGGCGCCCTCTCCCAGGAAGCGGAGGCCGGCCCGGACGCGGAGAGCGACTCGGAGGTGTTTTCGTGCGTGGCTCACTGCTCCGAGCTGGCCTGGCGGCAGAACGAGCAGCGGCAGTTGGGCCTCTTCTGTGACGTCACGTTGGCTTtcgccggcggcggcggcagtaacGGCGGAGcggagcaggaggaggcggcggcagcagcagcagaggggcGGAGGGAGAAGGGCGCCAGCCTCGGAGCCTCCCTCCCCAGCGCCGAACCGCCCGCTCGGGAATTCCGCGCCCACCGCTCGGTCCTCGCGGCCGCCACCGAATACTTCGCCCCTCTCCTCTCGGGGGACTTCGCCGAGTCCCGGTCGGGCCGCGTGGAGCTGCGCAGATGGAGCTCCGAGGCCGGGCCGGACCCGGAGACGGTGGAGGCCGTCATCGGCTTCATGTACACGGGCCGCGTCCGCGTCAGCCCCGGCAACGTCCACGAGGTCCTGGAGCTGGCCGACAG GTTTTTATTGTTGCGTTTAAAGGAGTTTTGTGGGGAATTCCTGAAAAAGAAACTGAACCTCTCCAACTCTGTAGCCATCCATAGCTTGGCTCACATGTATTCGCTGAATCAACTGGCACTGAAAGCTGCTGACATGATCAGGAGGAACTTCTACAAAGTCATCCAAGATGAGGAGTTTTTCACTTTGCCATTTCACCTTATCAGAGACTGGCTTTCAGATTCAGAAATTACAGTGGACTCAGAAGAAGTTCTCTTTGAGATGGTTTTAAAGTGGGTTCAAAGAAACCCTGATGAAAGAGAAAAGTACTTTGGGGAACTCTTTAAACTTCTCCGGCTTTCTCAGATGAAACCCACTTACTTGACCCGACATGTCAAATCGGAAAGGCTTGTATCCAGTGATGAAGCTTGCCTCAATCTTGTGTCAGAAGCAGTAGAAAGCCATGCTCTCAGGGCTGAGAATTTGCAGTTAGGCACCCTCCAACAAGTCACTTCTGCAACGGGCCTGCCTCGCTTTGGGCAAAACATGGATGTTATCATGGTGATTGGTGGTGTGTCCGAGGGAGGCGACTACTTGAGTGAGTGTGTGGGGTATTTTATTGATGAAGATAGATGGGTGAATTTACCTCACATACACAATCATCTTGATGGACACGCTGTTGTAGTGACAGAATCCTATGTTTATGTAGCAGGATCCATGGAGCCTGGCTTTGCCAAAACTGTAGAAAGATACAACCCAAATCGAAATGTCTGGGAGCAGGTTTCCAATCTGATAACCAGGAAGCATTCTTTTGGCCTTGCTGAGGTAAAAGGGAGCCTGTACAGCATTGGTGGGCATGGGAATTTTATCCCTGGTTTCAAAGATGTAGCTGTTTACCATCCTGATCAAGACAAGTGGCAAAATTTGGAGTCTGCACCAAAGATACTTCGGGATGTCAAAGTAGTCACTGTGGATGACAGGTTTGTGTATATGGCTGCCCGCACACCAGTTGACGGGGATAGTGAGGAAGGCTTAAGAGCTGTCATCATCCGATACGATGTAGATGCAAGACAGTGGCAGGATTCTGAGTCTCTGCCACTCCTGGACAACTATTGTTGTTTTCAGATGGCCGTGGCGAACACAAACTTTTACCACACAGCCTCATGTTGTCCTAGGAGCTACCCACAGGATCACGAAGAAGTCAAGAGAAAGATCTCTAGCCTGGTGTCCGATGACATTCTGGAAAGTTTACCACCAGAGGTTCTTAGTATTGAAGGGGCAGCCGTCTGCTATTACAAAGACGATGTGTTCATCATAGGTGGATGGAAGAACAGTGATGACACAGACAAACAATACAGGAAAGAGGCTTACCGCTACTGTGCAGAGAGGAAGCGCTGGCTGTTGCTCCCTCCCATGCCCCAGCCTCGCTGTCGTGCAACAGCCTGTCATGTGAGAATCCCCTTCCGGTCCTTGCATGGTACCCAGAGATATCCAATGCCGCAAAACCTAATGTGGCAGAAGGACCGGATCCGGCAGATGCAGGAGATACACCGTCATTCCTTAAGCTTGCGGAGGATGCCACGGTCACAGATAgagtgctaa